The Pseudomonadota bacterium genome window below encodes:
- the rpmF gene encoding 50S ribosomal protein L32: protein MAVQQNRTTPSKRGMRRAHDGLKKPALSIDPTSGETHLRHRVSADGYYRGKRVIEPKAEIEIDDEE from the coding sequence ATGGCTGTTCAGCAGAACCGCACCACCCCGTCGAAGCGAGGCATGCGCCGCGCCCACGACGGCTTGAAGAAGCCTGCCCTGTCCATCGACCCCACGAGTGGCGAGACCCACCTTCGCCATCGCGTGTCCGCCGACGGTTACTACCGCGGCAAGCGGGTGATCGAGCCTAAGGCCGAGATTGAGATCGACGACGAGGAATAA
- the msbA gene encoding lipid A export permease/ATP-binding protein MsbA, with amino-acid sequence MSVSTSAPSTASVYRRLLAYALAHRGVLIAAVFANLLYAGTDSGFAFLIKPLLDGSFAERDGSVVALIPAAVLGLFALRGVAGFVGEYCMNWVSRQVITRLREEVLGHYLRMSCGGYDRSSAGELLSRLTYNIEQVAHSATKTLAVLVRDTLTIVGLFALMLYLSALLTLFIAVVAPLIGLVIVWVGKRFRRYNKRIQESMGSVTRVAEEVISAHRVIKIFNSQAREAERFARASHLNRKLHMRLVVAQGASDAVIMMLAAIGVASIIFVATLETMDITAGSFAAFLGAMTLMMAPLKRLTSLNANLQQGIAAGENIFSLLDSPLEGEGGDLRVERARGEVSLEGVGFAYDPSKGYVLRDINLQIEAGETVAFVGRSGAGKTSLVSLLPRFYDVSEGRITLDGHALGDYALDSLRDQIALVSQDVTLFNDTIAANIAYGAPRSVSPQELDAVARAAHVSEFAQALPEGLQTMVGDRGVLLSGGQRQRISIARALLKGAPILILDEATSALDTQSEHHIRAALDTLVRGRTTLVIAHRLSTIENADRIVVLHEGMVVEQGTHSSLLAQNGHYASLHQLQRSQSELTASAGGAVKTTVSPSTS; translated from the coding sequence GTGTCAGTGAGCACATCCGCGCCGTCCACGGCCAGTGTGTACCGACGCCTGCTCGCCTACGCGCTGGCGCATCGGGGCGTGCTCATCGCTGCGGTCTTCGCCAACCTGCTCTACGCGGGCACGGACAGCGGCTTTGCCTTCCTGATCAAGCCCCTGCTCGACGGCAGCTTCGCCGAGCGCGATGGCAGCGTCGTCGCCCTGATTCCCGCGGCCGTGCTCGGCCTCTTCGCCCTGCGCGGGGTGGCAGGCTTCGTCGGCGAGTACTGCATGAACTGGGTCTCCCGCCAGGTGATTACGCGCCTTCGAGAGGAGGTGCTCGGGCACTACCTGCGGATGTCCTGCGGCGGGTACGACCGCAGCTCTGCTGGCGAGCTGCTGTCGCGCTTGACCTACAACATCGAACAGGTGGCTCACTCGGCCACCAAGACCTTGGCGGTGCTCGTGCGCGACACGCTGACCATCGTGGGCCTGTTCGCCCTGATGCTGTACCTGAGCGCGTTGCTCACCTTGTTCATCGCCGTGGTGGCGCCGCTGATCGGGCTCGTCATCGTGTGGGTGGGGAAACGCTTCCGCCGCTACAACAAGCGCATTCAGGAGTCGATGGGGAGCGTCACGCGGGTGGCCGAAGAGGTGATCTCCGCGCATCGGGTGATCAAGATATTCAATAGCCAAGCGCGTGAGGCGGAGCGGTTTGCCCGAGCCAGCCATTTGAACCGCAAGCTGCACATGCGCCTGGTGGTGGCCCAGGGGGCGAGCGATGCCGTCATCATGATGCTGGCGGCGATCGGTGTGGCCAGCATCATCTTCGTGGCGACCCTGGAGACGATGGACATCACCGCGGGCAGCTTCGCTGCCTTTCTCGGCGCCATGACCCTGATGATGGCGCCGCTCAAACGTCTCACCAGCCTCAACGCCAACCTGCAGCAGGGTATCGCCGCAGGCGAGAACATCTTCTCCCTCCTCGACTCACCGCTGGAGGGGGAGGGCGGTGACCTGCGCGTCGAGCGGGCGAGGGGAGAGGTGAGCCTTGAGGGCGTGGGCTTCGCGTACGACCCGAGCAAGGGCTACGTTCTGCGCGACATCAACCTGCAGATCGAGGCAGGTGAGACCGTCGCCTTCGTCGGTCGGTCCGGCGCCGGCAAGACGTCGCTGGTGAGTCTCCTGCCGCGCTTCTACGACGTGAGCGAGGGGCGCATCACCCTCGACGGGCACGCGCTCGGGGACTACGCCCTCGACAGCCTGCGCGATCAGATCGCCCTGGTCAGCCAGGATGTCACCCTCTTCAACGATACGATTGCCGCCAACATCGCCTACGGTGCGCCGCGCAGCGTGTCGCCACAGGAACTCGACGCCGTCGCCCGAGCGGCCCATGTGAGTGAGTTCGCGCAGGCGCTGCCGGAGGGCTTGCAGACCATGGTCGGGGATCGTGGCGTGCTGCTCTCCGGGGGGCAGCGGCAGCGTATTTCGATCGCTCGTGCCCTGCTCAAGGGGGCGCCCATCCTGATTCTCGACGAGGCGACTTCGGCCCTCGACACACAGAGCGAGCACCATATCCGGGCCGCCTTGGATACCCTCGTGCGTGGTCGCACCACCCTCGTGATCGCCCACCGCTTGTCCACGATCGAGAATGCGGACCGCATCGTCGTGCTACACGAGGGCATGGTGGTGGAGCAGGGCACGCATTCCTCCCTGCTGGCACAGAATGGCCACTACGCGAGCTTGCACCAACTGCAACGCAGTCAGAGTGAGCTCACCGCGTCGGCGGGCGGCGCGGTGAAGACGACGGTCAGCCCGTCCACGTCGTGA
- a CDS encoding RluA family pseudouridine synthase — protein sequence MSDQGEHSTVRQVVVDPEYAGQRLDNFLLRELGDVPRSVVYRIVRKGEVRANGGRVAVSYRLQAGDRIRIPPVRRAPSGDSSGAAASASSAIASQLEASILYEDRRLLVLNKPAGIAVHGGSGIRAGVIEALRHMRPVERAMELVHRLDRETSGCLLVAKKRSLLRALHEKIRERHMDKRYLALVKGDWQLGEQLIDAPMLTHQRRGGERWVSVDEAGKAARTRFRPIQLFGRWSLIEAELETGRTHQIRVHAAHAGHPLAGDPRYGDAQAGAPAGLDRMFLHAHSVAFDWPDSGEPFHVSAPLDDALRDTIDRLEAAQGRSAARAREKGRHR from the coding sequence ATGAGTGACCAGGGCGAGCACTCGACGGTGCGCCAGGTGGTCGTCGACCCCGAGTACGCGGGCCAACGGCTGGACAACTTTCTGCTGCGCGAACTCGGGGACGTGCCACGCAGCGTCGTCTACCGCATCGTGCGTAAGGGCGAGGTGCGGGCGAACGGTGGTCGAGTGGCCGTGAGCTATCGCCTGCAAGCCGGTGATCGCATTCGTATTCCACCGGTGCGACGGGCCCCGAGCGGCGACAGCTCGGGCGCCGCCGCGAGCGCGTCGAGCGCCATCGCCTCCCAGCTCGAGGCGAGCATCCTGTACGAAGATCGCCGCCTGTTGGTGCTGAACAAACCCGCTGGCATCGCAGTGCACGGGGGCAGCGGAATCCGCGCCGGGGTGATCGAGGCTCTGCGCCACATGCGGCCGGTCGAGCGCGCCATGGAGCTGGTGCACCGCTTAGATCGCGAGACATCTGGCTGTTTGCTAGTGGCGAAAAAACGCAGTCTTCTCAGAGCTTTGCATGAGAAAATTCGAGAGCGTCACATGGATAAGCGGTACCTGGCGCTGGTCAAGGGCGACTGGCAGCTGGGCGAGCAGCTGATCGACGCGCCCATGCTCACCCACCAGCGACGCGGTGGTGAGCGGTGGGTGAGCGTCGATGAGGCAGGCAAGGCGGCGAGGACCCGCTTCCGGCCTATCCAGCTCTTCGGGCGCTGGAGCTTGATCGAGGCCGAACTGGAGACCGGTCGCACTCACCAGATCCGCGTGCATGCTGCCCATGCCGGGCACCCGCTGGCGGGCGATCCGCGTTATGGCGACGCGCAGGCGGGCGCCCCGGCTGGCCTCGACCGAATGTTCCTGCACGCCCACTCCGTGGCCTTCGACTGGCCGGACAGCGGTGAGCCGTTCCACGTCAGTGCGCCCTTGGACGACGCTCTGCGTGACACCATCGATCGGCTCGAGGCGGCGCAAGGGCGTTCTGCGGCCCGGGCCCGCGAGAAGGGACGCCATCGCTAG
- the lpxK gene encoding tetraacyldisaccharide 4'-kinase codes for MRVESALNRVWYPSDQATPARRVLAGAYRLLTTPLEWLFRAIVAARYRAYRNGSLCAQRVGVPVVVIGNLTVGGTGKTPFTCYLARCLAEDAGLRVGIVTRGYGAQREDGVTPVRVDASSDAHEVGDEPVLLATLSGSAVMAGRNRVAAARALAEEVDVLLADDGLQHLRLARDLEIVLLDLQRGVGNGRLLPCGPLREPPSRLRDVDALVLTGAASPSRAADSVAGALPPGAPTPLRAAVSLTTAYAIASPDHECALSRFAGAPVHAVAGIADPARFFALLRRSGLEIIEHPLADHALLDAKTIAFDDEIPVLMTEKDAVKCRSFADARCWAVRLDVQMAPEARKALVASVVALCAQGALNGS; via the coding sequence GTGAGGGTCGAGTCCGCCCTGAACCGGGTCTGGTACCCCAGCGATCAGGCAACACCGGCTCGCCGCGTGCTCGCCGGCGCTTACCGCCTGCTCACCACGCCGCTCGAGTGGCTGTTCCGCGCCATCGTCGCCGCCCGCTATCGCGCCTATCGGAACGGATCGCTATGCGCGCAACGGGTGGGCGTGCCGGTGGTGGTGATCGGCAACCTCACGGTGGGCGGCACGGGCAAGACCCCGTTCACGTGCTATCTCGCGCGTTGCTTGGCCGAGGATGCCGGGCTGCGGGTTGGCATCGTGACCCGCGGCTATGGAGCGCAACGGGAAGATGGGGTGACGCCCGTGCGAGTCGACGCGTCGAGTGATGCGCACGAGGTGGGCGACGAGCCTGTCTTGCTGGCGACGCTGAGCGGGTCAGCGGTCATGGCTGGCCGTAATCGGGTGGCGGCGGCGCGCGCGTTGGCGGAGGAGGTGGATGTACTGCTCGCGGACGACGGACTCCAGCACCTGCGCCTGGCGAGGGATCTCGAGATCGTACTCCTGGATTTACAAAGGGGCGTGGGCAACGGACGCCTCCTTCCTTGCGGTCCACTTCGCGAACCACCGTCGCGCCTGCGCGATGTCGATGCGCTCGTCCTCACGGGAGCGGCCTCGCCTTCTCGGGCAGCGGATAGCGTTGCCGGCGCACTGCCGCCGGGGGCGCCGACGCCACTGCGGGCCGCGGTGTCATTGACCACGGCTTACGCCATCGCTTCCCCGGACCATGAGTGCGCGCTCTCGCGCTTTGCGGGTGCACCCGTGCATGCCGTCGCCGGCATCGCCGACCCGGCGAGGTTCTTCGCCCTGCTCCGACGGTCGGGGCTGGAGATCATCGAGCACCCCCTGGCGGACCACGCGCTACTGGATGCGAAGACCATCGCCTTCGACGACGAGATACCGGTGCTGATGACGGAGAAGGATGCGGTAAAATGCCGGTCTTTCGCGGACGCGCGCTGCTGGGCGGTGCGCTTGGACGTGCAGATGGCGCCGGAGGCCCGCAAGGCCCTCGTCGCGTCGGTTGTGGCGCTGTGCGCGCAAGGAGCCCTGAATGGATCGTAA
- the kdsB gene encoding 3-deoxy-manno-octulosonate cytidylyltransferase, protein MTFRIVIPARHASVRLPGKALLDIAGEPLVVRVMRRAQLSGASEVLVATDHPAIAEAVRDAGGDVQMTDTTHQSGTDRVAEVARTRAWPEDAVVVNVQGDEPLIPPAVIGQCAAVLGQDAQADIATLAWPIADAQEFASADVVKVVCDQRGDALYFSRAAIPFDRDGTPAPATPAALRHIGLYAYRVRSLLRLAETPPAELEQRERLEQLRALWLGMRIRVAVAEALPPRGVDTAQDLELARQAIGN, encoded by the coding sequence ATGACCTTCCGTATCGTCATTCCGGCGCGCCACGCCTCCGTGCGATTGCCGGGCAAGGCCCTCCTCGATATCGCCGGTGAGCCCCTCGTCGTTCGCGTGATGCGCCGTGCTCAGCTGAGCGGGGCCAGCGAAGTGTTGGTGGCGACGGATCACCCGGCCATCGCCGAGGCGGTGCGCGATGCCGGCGGCGATGTGCAGATGACCGACACGACGCATCAGTCCGGCACCGATCGGGTGGCCGAGGTCGCGCGCACGCGCGCCTGGCCCGAGGACGCCGTGGTGGTGAATGTTCAGGGCGATGAGCCGCTGATCCCGCCGGCGGTGATCGGCCAATGCGCCGCCGTACTGGGTCAGGATGCGCAGGCCGATATCGCTACCCTCGCATGGCCCATCGCTGATGCGCAGGAGTTCGCCAGTGCGGACGTGGTGAAGGTGGTCTGCGATCAGCGTGGGGACGCCTTGTACTTCTCCCGTGCCGCCATTCCCTTCGATCGAGACGGCACGCCCGCGCCGGCTACGCCTGCGGCCCTGCGTCACATCGGGTTGTACGCCTATCGGGTGCGTTCGCTATTGCGTTTGGCCGAGACGCCACCCGCGGAACTCGAGCAGCGCGAGCGCCTCGAGCAGCTGCGCGCCCTCTGGCTGGGGATGCGGATCCGCGTGGCCGTGGCCGAGGCGTTGCCGCCTCGCGGCGTCGATACGGCACAGGATTTGGAACTCGCCCGCCAAGCCATTGGCAACTAG
- a CDS encoding Trm112 family protein — protein MDRKLLEIVACPVCKGKLEYWPGQKELVCRADRLAFPIHDGIPVMLEEEARKLSLEELDRQAGA, from the coding sequence ATGGATCGTAAGCTTCTGGAAATCGTGGCCTGCCCGGTATGCAAGGGAAAGCTCGAGTATTGGCCCGGACAGAAGGAGCTCGTGTGCCGCGCCGATCGCCTCGCCTTCCCCATCCACGACGGTATTCCGGTCATGCTGGAGGAAGAGGCGCGCAAGCTCAGCCTGGAAGAGCTGGATCGACAGGCCGGCGCCTGA
- a CDS encoding Rne/Rng family ribonuclease: MKRILVNATQQEELRLATVDGQKLYDLDIETPSREQKKGNIYKGRITRIERSLEAAFVDYGAERHGFLPLKEVSRSYFQSKPDGGSRVDIKEVLREGQEVVVQVEKEERGNKGAALTTFISLAGRFLVLMPNNPRAGGVSRRIEAEDRAEMREILASLDVPEGMGLIVRTAGVGRSQEELDWDLRYLMSLWTSIEEACEGRSASFLVYQDSNLMIRALRDHFNADIGEILIDDTTVFNDAKTFVEQVMPTQTRRVKLYEDEVPLFTRFQIESQIESAFAHAVSLPSGGSIVIDPTEALVSIDINSARATKGDDIETTALNTNLEAADEIARQLRLRDIGGLIVIDFIDMGPSRNQREVENRLREAVKMDRARIQIGRISRFGLLEMSRQRLRPSLDESANIVCPRCNGQGNIRDVESLSLACLRLIGEEARKEKTALVVAQLPVEVGTYLLNEKRENIGSIESRNGVRVVVVPTPNLETPNYNLRRVRTDEVDLPENADVSYRLAPPAEEEAPKVAPTPPARSEAPAVQNVVPDSPAPAPTVKIAEQPEPQPGVITKMMAWMSGVLGGEAQAETPEEDTTAKTPSRGRTAANARRSGGSGGGRSGGNSGSGQSRSANGRKRGTRRGGSGRRTEGEGARGAGSDGRSSRDGENRAEGGSRRSRGRRSSSGAGEDGASASNEQQQSRRSRGGRGGSRRGNTGEGETNANAGAPNAAVAAPDSGAAADANAKADAPANNAPSSNGPADAGAGTESGERPSGRRRGRRGGRRRRRGGAGNGEGEGTNAGTQDGAQNTGAETGGGGDQAPTASSAGGSERPPASQGGDGGGGRREARGGDAGEGAAKSPSQDAAPPKPAIPSTPAPSSAPEAPKPVSSTPAPTPAPTPAPTPAPSSSGGTSGGGDSTPPKPPAAAAND, translated from the coding sequence ATGAAAAGAATTCTCGTCAATGCAACTCAGCAAGAAGAGTTGCGCTTGGCCACCGTCGACGGCCAAAAGCTCTATGACCTCGATATCGAGACGCCCTCAAGGGAACAGAAAAAAGGCAATATTTACAAAGGACGTATCACCCGAATCGAACGTAGCTTAGAAGCTGCTTTCGTCGACTACGGGGCGGAGCGTCATGGCTTCCTGCCGCTGAAGGAAGTCTCCCGCAGCTACTTCCAGAGTAAGCCCGACGGCGGCTCGCGCGTCGACATCAAGGAGGTGTTGCGCGAAGGCCAGGAGGTCGTCGTGCAGGTGGAGAAGGAGGAGCGCGGCAACAAGGGGGCCGCCCTCACCACCTTCATCAGCCTCGCGGGTCGCTTCCTCGTCCTGATGCCGAACAACCCTCGCGCCGGCGGCGTCTCTCGCCGCATCGAGGCGGAGGACCGGGCCGAGATGCGCGAGATCCTCGCCAGCCTCGACGTGCCCGAGGGCATGGGCCTGATCGTGCGTACCGCCGGTGTCGGCCGCTCGCAGGAGGAACTGGACTGGGACCTGCGCTACCTGATGAGCCTGTGGACCAGCATCGAGGAGGCCTGCGAGGGGCGCTCCGCATCGTTCCTGGTGTACCAGGACTCGAACCTGATGATTCGCGCCCTCCGCGACCACTTCAATGCGGACATCGGCGAGATCCTCATCGACGACACCACGGTGTTCAACGACGCTAAGACCTTCGTCGAACAGGTCATGCCCACGCAGACCCGTCGGGTGAAGCTCTATGAGGACGAAGTCCCCCTCTTCACGCGCTTCCAGATCGAAAGCCAGATCGAGTCGGCCTTCGCCCACGCCGTGAGCCTGCCCTCCGGGGGTAGCATCGTCATCGACCCCACCGAGGCCCTGGTGTCCATCGACATCAACAGCGCTCGAGCGACCAAGGGCGATGACATCGAGACCACGGCCCTCAACACCAACCTCGAAGCGGCCGACGAGATCGCCCGCCAGCTGCGCCTGCGCGACATCGGCGGCCTGATCGTGATCGACTTCATCGACATGGGCCCCTCGCGCAACCAACGCGAGGTCGAGAACCGCCTGCGCGAGGCGGTGAAGATGGATCGCGCCCGCATCCAGATCGGGCGCATCTCGCGCTTCGGCCTGTTGGAGATGTCGCGCCAGCGCCTGCGCCCGTCCCTCGACGAGTCTGCCAACATCGTGTGCCCACGCTGCAACGGCCAAGGCAACATCCGCGACGTGGAATCTCTGTCCCTAGCCTGCCTGCGCCTGATCGGCGAGGAGGCCCGCAAGGAGAAGACCGCGCTGGTGGTGGCGCAGCTTCCCGTGGAGGTGGGCACCTACCTGCTGAACGAGAAGCGCGAGAACATCGGCAGCATCGAGTCCCGTAACGGCGTGCGGGTGGTAGTCGTGCCCACCCCCAACTTGGAGACGCCGAACTACAACCTTCGCCGGGTCCGGACCGACGAGGTGGATCTGCCGGAAAACGCCGACGTGAGCTATCGCCTGGCGCCGCCGGCGGAGGAAGAAGCGCCGAAGGTGGCACCGACGCCGCCTGCCCGTTCGGAGGCACCCGCCGTGCAGAATGTGGTGCCGGACTCGCCCGCCCCTGCCCCGACCGTCAAGATCGCCGAACAGCCCGAACCACAGCCCGGGGTGATCACCAAGATGATGGCTTGGATGTCCGGCGTCCTCGGCGGCGAGGCGCAGGCGGAAACGCCCGAGGAGGACACCACGGCGAAGACGCCGAGCCGCGGCCGCACGGCGGCCAACGCGCGCCGCAGCGGTGGCTCGGGCGGGGGTCGCTCGGGCGGTAACAGCGGGTCGGGTCAGTCGCGTAGCGCCAACGGGCGCAAGCGCGGCACTCGCCGCGGCGGCAGCGGTCGTCGCACCGAGGGCGAAGGCGCTCGCGGTGCTGGGAGCGATGGCCGCTCGTCGCGCGACGGAGAGAATCGTGCCGAGGGCGGTAGCCGCCGCTCACGCGGTCGCCGCAGCAGCAGCGGCGCAGGCGAGGACGGCGCCAGCGCCAGCAACGAACAGCAACAGTCGCGGCGCAGCCGCGGCGGCCGCGGCGGCAGCCGGCGCGGCAACACCGGTGAGGGCGAGACCAACGCCAACGCTGGCGCACCCAACGCAGCGGTGGCGGCACCGGACAGCGGTGCAGCGGCAGACGCCAACGCAAAGGCCGATGCGCCCGCCAACAACGCACCGTCCTCGAACGGACCGGCGGACGCCGGCGCCGGCACGGAGAGCGGCGAGCGTCCCAGCGGGCGCCGACGCGGCCGTCGTGGCGGCCGTCGTCGCCGACGCGGTGGCGCGGGCAACGGCGAAGGCGAAGGCACCAACGCCGGCACCCAGGACGGCGCACAGAACACGGGAGCGGAGACCGGCGGCGGCGGCGATCAGGCACCTACCGCCTCGTCGGCGGGTGGTAGCGAGCGCCCACCTGCCAGCCAGGGGGGCGACGGTGGCGGCGGCCGGCGCGAAGCCCGCGGAGGTGATGCCGGGGAAGGCGCCGCGAAGTCGCCATCCCAGGACGCAGCGCCCCCGAAGCCTGCCATCCCCAGCACGCCCGCGCCCTCGTCCGCGCCGGAGGCGCCCAAGCCGGTGAGCAGTACGCCCGCCCCGACGCCCGCCCCGACGCCCGCCCCGACGCCGGCACCTAGCAGCAGCGGTGGCACTTCCGGTGGCGGCGACAGCACGCCGCCCAAGCCACCGGCCGCCGCCGCGAACGACTAG
- a CDS encoding Maf family nucleotide pyrophosphatase translates to MSKEGVETASPILVLASGSSYRRELLSRLQIPFDTLSPDVDEAPRADEQPPALAARLAAAKAARAQERLGSTAPTLVIGSDQVAECEGRILGKPGTRDRATEQLRHSAGRVVTYHTAVCVLGPAAEEWREHIDVTRVVLRPLEEHDIEAYLDHEHALDCAGALKSEGLGITLMSTFHSNDPTALIGLPMIWLSTTLRSLGVAIPATG, encoded by the coding sequence GTGTCAAAAGAAGGCGTCGAAACAGCGTCACCGATCCTGGTCCTCGCCTCCGGCTCGAGCTATCGCCGCGAGCTGCTGAGCCGCCTTCAGATCCCCTTCGACACGCTCTCGCCAGACGTGGACGAGGCGCCGAGGGCAGACGAGCAGCCGCCCGCGTTGGCGGCCCGCCTGGCCGCCGCCAAAGCGGCCCGCGCCCAAGAGCGCCTGGGCAGCACAGCGCCGACGCTGGTGATCGGGAGCGACCAGGTGGCGGAGTGCGAAGGCCGAATTCTCGGCAAGCCGGGAACGCGCGACCGCGCCACCGAACAGCTACGCCACAGCGCCGGGCGAGTGGTCACCTACCACACGGCGGTGTGCGTGCTCGGACCCGCCGCCGAGGAGTGGCGCGAGCACATCGACGTCACGAGGGTCGTGCTCCGCCCCCTCGAAGAGCACGATATCGAGGCTTACCTGGACCACGAACACGCCCTGGATTGCGCGGGTGCCCTGAAGTCCGAGGGGCTGGGGATCACCCTGATGAGCACCTTCCACAGTAACGATCCCACGGCCCTGATCGGCCTGCCCATGATCTGGCTGAGCACGACCCTGCGATCGCTGGGCGTAGCGATCCCCGCCACGGGCTGA
- a CDS encoding DUF177 domain-containing protein: MRISLFDRLSYERLGERRAGFEVSAALDRCERLREVGAAEDEVTLHADAEPHAHGVRLCGRVSGEVSVTCCRCLRRVAIAVDREIDLVVVGSEAAMDALPDSADAHYAPDLMGRLVDILEEEVLLALPDFPSHAEQDCEPPALPAGVDTQAPRESDAREPEETQRPFAAALAGIGRKEDNQPE, translated from the coding sequence ATGCGCATCTCACTGTTCGACCGCTTGTCCTACGAGCGCCTCGGCGAGCGGCGCGCCGGTTTCGAGGTCAGCGCCGCGCTCGATCGCTGCGAGCGCTTGCGCGAGGTCGGAGCCGCCGAGGACGAGGTTACCCTGCACGCTGACGCCGAGCCCCACGCGCACGGGGTGCGCTTGTGCGGTCGTGTGAGCGGCGAGGTTAGCGTGACTTGCTGTCGCTGTCTGCGGCGAGTGGCCATCGCGGTAGATCGTGAGATCGATCTGGTGGTGGTTGGCTCGGAAGCGGCGATGGATGCGTTGCCGGATTCGGCAGATGCCCACTACGCGCCAGACCTGATGGGGCGCCTGGTGGACATCCTGGAGGAGGAGGTGCTGCTCGCGCTGCCCGACTTCCCCAGTCATGCGGAACAGGACTGCGAGCCACCGGCGTTACCCGCCGGGGTGGATACGCAAGCGCCGCGGGAAAGCGATGCCCGCGAGCCAGAAGAGACACAGCGTCCCTTTGCCGCCGCGTTGGCGGGCATTGGGCGCAAGGAAGACAACCAACCGGAGTAG
- a CDS encoding beta-ketoacyl-ACP synthase III, whose protein sequence is MIYPRIAGTGRYLPEKVLTNHDLEKMVDTSDEWIRARTGIGKRHVVSEGETTCDLAEKAARLAMEAAGVQPSDLDLIVVGTTTPDQIFPNVGCLLQDRLGAYGFPAFSLEAACAGFIYALGVADKFVRSGSSRCALVVGAESISRIIDWTDRGTCVLFGDGAGAVVLTPSEETGVLSTHLHADGKHHELLGVSSGISKGFDNIRSGNDFVRMKGNEVFRVAVNTLGGAVMEALAANGVEKSDVDWLVPHQANIRIIQAIAKKLDMPMERVVTTVEDHGNTSTASVPMALDVAVRDGRIKRGDLMLLEAFGGGFTWGSALVRY, encoded by the coding sequence GTGATCTATCCGAGGATCGCCGGCACCGGCCGGTATCTGCCTGAGAAAGTCCTCACTAACCACGACCTGGAGAAGATGGTCGATACCTCGGACGAGTGGATTCGCGCTCGAACGGGTATCGGCAAGCGCCACGTCGTGTCCGAAGGCGAGACCACCTGCGATCTCGCCGAGAAGGCCGCGCGGCTCGCCATGGAAGCGGCGGGCGTGCAGCCGTCCGACCTCGACCTCATCGTCGTCGGCACCACCACGCCCGATCAGATCTTCCCGAACGTGGGTTGCCTGCTCCAGGATCGCCTCGGCGCGTACGGCTTTCCGGCCTTCTCCCTGGAGGCGGCGTGTGCCGGCTTCATCTACGCGCTAGGTGTAGCGGACAAGTTCGTGCGCAGCGGTTCCTCACGCTGCGCCCTCGTGGTGGGTGCCGAGTCCATCTCTCGGATCATCGACTGGACCGACCGCGGCACCTGTGTGCTGTTCGGTGACGGCGCCGGCGCGGTCGTCCTCACCCCGTCGGAGGAGACGGGTGTGCTCAGCACCCATCTGCATGCGGATGGCAAGCATCACGAACTGCTCGGCGTGTCGTCGGGCATCTCCAAGGGCTTCGACAACATCCGCTCCGGCAACGACTTTGTGCGGATGAAGGGCAACGAAGTGTTCCGTGTGGCCGTGAACACCCTCGGGGGTGCGGTAATGGAGGCCCTCGCCGCCAACGGCGTGGAGAAGAGTGACGTCGATTGGTTGGTGCCGCACCAAGCCAACATCCGCATCATTCAGGCGATTGCCAAGAAGCTCGACATGCCCATGGAGCGCGTGGTGACGACGGTCGAAGATCACGGCAACACCTCCACCGCCTCCGTGCCCATGGCGCTCGACGTCGCGGTGCGGGATGGGCGCATCAAGCGCGGCGACCTGATGTTGCTGGAAGCGTTCGGTGGTGGGTTTACCTGGGGCTCGGCCCTGGTGCGCTACTAG
- a CDS encoding low molecular weight protein-tyrosine-phosphatase: MADTHRAASVLFVCMGNICRSPTAQGVFESVVHAQAPDLAVELDSAGTHAYHVGQPPDRRSQAAALARGYDLSAQRARQVAVDDFYRYSWILAMDRDNLSALTAMEPSDGTAEVGLFLRFAANADVVEVPDPYYGDGLGFERVLDLVEDAAHGLLAHVREQAGGHPR; the protein is encoded by the coding sequence GTGGCCGATACACACCGGGCAGCCTCCGTGCTCTTCGTCTGCATGGGGAATATCTGCCGATCACCTACGGCGCAGGGAGTGTTCGAGAGCGTGGTGCACGCGCAGGCACCAGACCTCGCGGTCGAGCTGGACTCCGCGGGCACCCACGCCTACCACGTGGGCCAACCGCCTGATCGGCGCTCGCAAGCCGCGGCCCTGGCCCGGGGCTACGACCTTTCCGCCCAACGGGCTCGTCAGGTGGCCGTGGACGACTTCTATCGCTATTCGTGGATCCTGGCCATGGACCGGGACAACCTGTCTGCCCTCACGGCCATGGAGCCCAGCGATGGGACCGCCGAGGTGGGGCTGTTCCTGCGCTTCGCCGCGAATGCGGATGTGGTGGAGGTGCCCGACCCCTACTACGGCGACGGGCTCGGCTTCGAGCGCGTGCTCGACCTGGTGGAGGACGCTGCCCACGGCTTGCTGGCGCATGTGCGCGAGCAAGCCGGGGGGCATCCGCGCTAG